The DNA segment caattcgaaatcaatattcatagtttagACAAGACAACGTATGTCTGGTCCGCTTGTCTTAAATAGTCACTTCATTGTGTAGGTAATTTCAGAGCAATCGTGAATATAATTATGACTcgaaacatatacaaatatttaagtatgaaTGTAAATTGCCACATATTTACAAaggtgtaaatataaaaacattccattaaaattcatgtatgatataaataaatgataagttATGATCATTTTTCTAACAGTCATTTATAGATTTTCCAACCCGACACTGTTATTTTCACCGCGAATCAATGTCGTCAGGTGCATTTTCAACTATTAGgtcagttatatatatttaatttagtataacatttatttatcggaataattatcaCTATAGGACTTgacttcaaaataataatatatcgtATAATCGATACCGTCcactttattttatgtactcATTTGTCTTATCTCACAGCCCTCGAACTATTTGTATAGCAACTGTGTTTCATATCTACACTTTTATACGATCAAATTGGAAAGAGTACgagtttgtttaaatatataggaaCTGGGTGGGTACATATTATGGGTAATAAATTGGTATGCTAAAATTCGGGGGAACTTAGGTTGATAATCTTAAAGAGATTTAAAAGACTATTATTgccgtaatatttttataattgccgtttaattattgtaaaagaaGAAAAACTCATAAATCTGTGAGAAGCCAccgttaattaaagatctagaAAATTACGATGATAATGCTTGAGACTCTTTGATTGAGAACtgagatttttttgtaattatattaagatataaatattgtaattgatCTCTGTACCTAAGTGTAAAACTTGACGATGCAATGAATTGTACTGTTTCAGTCTATattgattcattttttttgtgataatattacattattgttttcttGATAATCCTATTTTTTTGGTAAGAACAGCAAGTCATATATTCCAATGCAAGagaaatacaaacaaaaattacaatattttttattagatgaTGACACATTATGAAACTTTTACAACAGCCTTTCCCGTATTTTCCCCAGCGAGCATGCCGACAAAGGCATCATATAGCTTATCAAACCCTTCGGTCACATGGCTTCTTGTCTTTATCTTGCCTTGTTTAATCCACTGAGCCAGAGCAGCTATCGCCTCTGGCATCCTGTTTTCTGGTTCTAACCACCTGGGTACTAAAAAACCCTCCACTTTTAGCTGCTTGAATAAGATGAGCGGCAGCAGTGATGTTGTCTTATACGTTGTTGGGTCCTCGTTGTACGAACTAATGCAACCGCAGAGAGATACTCTTCCATACAAATTCATTTGGCTATAAATAGCAGCTGTCAGCTCCCCGCCTACGTTGTCAAAATAACAATCTACTCCTTTTGGAGCTGCGTCTTTTAAGGCTTTACTAACATCCGCAGTCTTGTAGTTAATAGCTTTGTCGAATCCTAGTTCCTTCTCAAGCCATTGCACTTTATCATCGGAGCCAGCGAATCCAATAACTCTGCACCCTTTGATCTTTGCAATCTGTCCTACAATAGATCCGACGGCACCTGCTGCTCCTGACACAACCACGGTATCACCAGCTTTCGGTTTACAGATTTCAAGAAAACCAAAGTAAGCGGTGACTCCAGACATGCCTAAAGCTCCCAAAACCAACTCAACGGGTAGACCATGAAGATCTGGCAATATTTGTACATTACTGTAGGTTTCTTTTAAATTGGTAACCACGCTGTAGTCACACCATCCCTTATGAGTAACCACTCTGCAGCCAACTGGAAAGTCACGGTGCTTTGACTCTGTAATTGTACCTACTTGATAGCCGAACTGGTCGTAGGGAGTGGGTGTACCATAGTTGTAGGCTCTAAAATAAGGGTCAATACTGATCCATTCGGTTTTCACGGAGAAATGACCGGGTTTTAGCTGCGGCAATTCATATTCGACAAGTTCAAAGTCATCCTTTTTGGGAACTCCTTGAAAATGCCTTTTTACGACGTATTTTCTTGCCTTCACCATTATAACACGTTCAGCTGTAAGTggtaaagaaattataattaaattcaattaaattatttaagacatAGTGTTAAGAGCTTATCGCATAGTTCAAAAACCTAACTGTTCAAGTGATAAGAACATCTTGTGATATAGATGTGAACacgataattaatttaaatacttactGAATATTATCTTTCAGGAATCCGATCGTTtactactttttattattgagtTTTTATCTTCACacttataatattcaaatatatactttaagttttttttacaataattcacgtaattaattaacttattttaaaacatgcaaataaaatattagactGATATTCTATCACACTATCAACAAGTAGTGAACCGTCATAGGCGAATGACGACGATAAGCAACGATATTATCATCCTGTTGCACACACTCACGCCATACACATACGCTGCGCACATTTATATCTCATCAccattatattaggtccttacatatgaaattgacgttTTGTCGAACTGGCCTCaatatctcctctttggttaggaattccaaattcaattttttacagCTTGTTACTGGTGTATTTGCTTTTCGAATATCATAATTCACTTCAATTTCccgttaaatttttttctttgcgtcactctatttatatatttataacatggAAAACATGAACAATACTGCAGAAACGGCTCGAATGATTAATGTGTAAGGCGGCGCTGTCGTTAAAGAAAACACGGTGTGTTTTGGTTCTAAACGTTGGCGACCGAGGTTGATCACGAAgaattgaaggctattgtggaagcggatcgcATACTACGTCTGAGTTAGCTGCGGAGTTAGggataaaactgtattaatccacttgaagcaaattggaaAGGTGAAAAAGCTagcgctagaccacacacagCACAACAGACTGCTACCAAATTGgaggagcttcaattggaatgtttaAGACATCTATCGTACTTctcggaccttgctccaaaagattttttcgaaattttaataaaaaacttgcaATAAGCGAGGTAAAAAATCCAACTCTAATCTGGcgccttcaaagattttattaattttttaataaagggaATTACGtataagatggcaaaagtgcatagatagCACTGGATGTACCTGTGGATgaactttgattaattaaatatattctaaaaaaaaatataatctaaaatatgaagttctataaaaaaagttaactgTTACATAGAGTATGATTAGTAACTTTTTTAGAATCGCTTATTCTGTCATAGTTTGAAGGCAACGGTCAAATTTTGGTTCAGCCGAGCGGTCATGATacgaattttcatacaaattaaatgaacGAAATCTGATTACCGCTGAGGTCACGTGCGAACATGAACTGTCTCGTTTTTTCGATGTCATACGAATAAGCGATGCATCTCAGTTGAAGATTGTCAATAGGCTCGCAATAAGTAAGTTCATAGTAGGCCCCCAGTACTCCGTTACTTTGAAAAAACTATAGCGGTCCCtactttatattaagttttggTACAATGCGGTCCGAAGCGACATCAGTGCTAGCTAGTGATATTGAAAATTAGGTACATAAGTTCAATATTGAAGTCGACATTGCTTTCAGACACATGCTGTACCGACTTGGTTCAGCcaatcagccgtaatagtcaaCCGATGTCGTAGGTCCCTTGTGGGCTGCTGCACCCATCGCAAATACTTCCAGTGCTCAAACACGTCTTGccaaaataaaagataatttcaattttttatcataatagtTTCACGGCACACATAAAAGCgaaataaatacgtaatttaCGCTTAACTGTAACCGATTTACAGGCTTTAAAATAGGTTTACATTAGATACAGCTTGGGCACAACAATGCATCAGTTCGGTACTGTGCAAGCGATTAGTGTTTCAACCACATTCACCGCACGCTTTAATAGTGATTTACTCATAGCAAGGATATATTGCTGATAATCAACAAAATTATAGTTTCAATTTTTCTagagtaatttaattattaattagtctTCGCCTTTGCAAGAATCTTTCACCATTGCAATGTACTTCGTGCTTCCAATTCCGAATACCATTGTTTCGAGGTCCTTACAActtgtcattattatttatacagtaTAGGAGTTTTTTAGGCTCAGCGTAAAGAAAAAACCTTATCCATTAAAACTAATTCA comes from the Pieris brassicae chromosome 4, ilPieBrab1.1, whole genome shotgun sequence genome and includes:
- the LOC123708998 gene encoding prostaglandin reductase 1-like, with the translated sequence MVKARKYVVKRHFQGVPKKDDFELVEYELPQLKPGHFSVKTEWISIDPYFRAYNYGTPTPYDQFGYQVGTITESKHRDFPVGCRVVTHKGWCDYSVVTNLKETYSNVQILPDLHGLPVELVLGALGMSGVTAYFGFLEICKPKAGDTVVVSGAAGAVGSIVGQIAKIKGCRVIGFAGSDDKVQWLEKELGFDKAINYKTADVSKALKDAAPKGVDCYFDNVGGELTAAIYSQMNLYGRVSLCGCISSYNEDPTTYKTTSLLPLILFKQLKVEGFLVPRWLEPENRMPEAIAALAQWIKQGKIKTRSHVTEGFDKLYDAFVGMLAGENTGKAVVKVS